The Acidimicrobiales bacterium genome contains a region encoding:
- a CDS encoding helix-turn-helix domain-containing protein produces the protein MADQPSAPREGPKRSSLAQERSRATRQKLVKAALDLWSERGFETGIDVTTAEEIAARAGVAKGTFYFHFARKEQVLLEMGWLAARVLYEDALKALASGRSLDLVLEQLMTTLGRRIQRGPRAAVRRSVQEFYRVPDAELQNDQEHFSFERAFSVVFTHAQESGELPRDVPPKDLAAMLTALVMNGIRAWTLDEDVDLQAVLRQRTAVLLAGARNLVVDPPRRRRAKAPTGRA, from the coding sequence ATGGCCGACCAGCCGAGCGCCCCGAGGGAAGGGCCTAAGCGGTCCTCGCTCGCGCAGGAACGCTCGCGGGCGACCAGGCAGAAGCTGGTCAAGGCCGCGCTCGACCTGTGGAGCGAGCGGGGCTTCGAGACCGGGATCGACGTCACGACCGCCGAGGAGATCGCCGCCCGGGCCGGCGTGGCCAAGGGCACCTTCTACTTCCACTTCGCCCGCAAGGAGCAGGTGCTGCTCGAGATGGGCTGGCTGGCGGCCAGGGTGCTCTACGAGGACGCCCTCAAGGCACTCGCCAGTGGCCGCTCGCTCGACCTGGTCCTCGAACAGCTCATGACCACACTCGGCCGACGCATCCAGAGAGGCCCCCGCGCCGCGGTGCGCCGATCGGTCCAAGAGTTCTACCGCGTCCCCGACGCCGAGCTGCAGAACGACCAGGAGCACTTCAGCTTCGAGCGGGCCTTCTCCGTGGTGTTCACCCACGCCCAGGAGTCCGGAGAGCTGCCACGCGACGTCCCCCCGAAGGACCTCGCGGCCATGCTGACGGCCCTGGTCATGAACGGCATCAGAGCCTGGACCCTCGACGAGGACGTCGACCTGCAGGCCGTGCTGCGCCAGCGCACGGCGGTACTGCTGGCCGGTGCCCGCAACCTCGTGGTCGACCCACCACGCCGACGGCGCGCCAAGGCACCCACCGGCCGGGCGTGA
- a CDS encoding acyl-CoA dehydrogenase family protein has translation MGIDVPADIEAYRLAAGEWLAANLERRDPAQGAGLRGLDHRTIEGIAEERAIQRRLYESGYAGITWPVEYGGQGLTLAHQRAFDEAAAGYRLPDFGIAGATTMGACAGTMLAHASPEFLRHHIPRILAGDELWVQFFSEPGAGSDLAGVTTRATRDGDRWILSGSKVWSSGAYYADYGMCLARTDWDVPKHRGLTWFAVRIGAPGVTVRPIREINGDAEFCQEFFDDVELTDDDVIGEVNQGWSVAQTMLVFERGAVRYDAPDDRGPTALAPDLVALARRLGRDQDPHVRQLIARAHANDYVAHQLALRIAGLMRDGRGGDAGVAAYGKLARGVFRALRARIGMEIGRGGALVWEPGDVEGQTAAVNYLNGRLTAIAGGTNEMQRNGIGERVLGLPREPSFDTGVPFREVVRRSRDWFGTAPPRAPIS, from the coding sequence ATGGGCATCGACGTGCCGGCCGACATCGAGGCCTACCGGCTCGCGGCGGGGGAGTGGCTGGCCGCCAACCTCGAGCGTCGTGACCCCGCCCAGGGAGCGGGCCTGCGGGGGCTGGACCACAGGACGATCGAGGGCATCGCCGAGGAGCGGGCGATCCAACGGCGCCTGTACGAGAGCGGCTACGCGGGGATCACCTGGCCCGTGGAGTACGGCGGGCAGGGCCTGACCCTGGCCCATCAGCGGGCCTTCGACGAGGCGGCGGCGGGCTACCGGCTGCCCGACTTCGGCATCGCCGGCGCCACGACCATGGGCGCGTGCGCCGGCACGATGCTGGCCCACGCCTCGCCCGAGTTCCTCCGCCACCACATCCCGCGGATCCTGGCCGGCGACGAGCTGTGGGTGCAGTTCTTCTCCGAGCCGGGCGCCGGCTCCGACCTCGCCGGTGTGACCACCCGGGCCACGCGCGACGGCGACCGCTGGATCCTCAGCGGCTCGAAGGTGTGGAGCAGCGGCGCCTACTACGCCGACTACGGCATGTGCCTGGCCCGCACCGACTGGGACGTGCCCAAGCACCGGGGGCTCACGTGGTTCGCGGTGCGGATCGGCGCACCGGGGGTGACGGTCCGGCCGATCCGGGAGATCAACGGCGACGCGGAGTTCTGCCAGGAGTTCTTCGACGACGTCGAGCTCACCGACGACGACGTCATCGGCGAGGTGAACCAGGGTTGGTCCGTCGCGCAGACGATGCTGGTGTTCGAACGGGGCGCGGTCCGCTACGACGCCCCTGACGACCGCGGGCCCACGGCCCTGGCGCCGGACCTCGTGGCCCTGGCCAGGCGCCTCGGCCGCGACCAGGACCCCCACGTGCGCCAGCTCATCGCCCGAGCCCACGCCAACGACTACGTCGCCCACCAGCTGGCCCTGCGCATCGCCGGCCTGATGCGTGACGGTCGGGGCGGCGATGCCGGCGTGGCCGCCTACGGCAAGTTGGCACGAGGTGTCTTCAGAGCGCTGCGAGCGCGCATCGGCATGGAGATCGGCCGGGGCGGAGCGCTGGTGTGGGAACCGGGCGACGTCGAAGGCCAGACCGCGGCCGTCAACTACCTGAACGGCCGCCTCACGGCGATAGCCGGCGGAACCAACGAGATGCAGCGCAACGGCATCGGCGAGCGTGTCCTGGGGCTGCCCCGCGAGCCGAGCTTCGATACCGGCGTCCCGTTCCGTGAGGTCGTCCGCCGCTCCCGGGACTGGTTCGGGACTGCCCCACCGAGAGCACCAATATCATGA
- a CDS encoding acyl-CoA dehydrogenase family protein, with protein MDVDLTSDQELLRDTTARFIEAELPLDEVRRLSESGSRVDGEYLRRGAELGWFSLLVPAAQGGGSVSGEGLVDAAVVAGERGRFLQPGAFVAVNVVAHALATAGSPEQRREVLPALMAGAATAAWAVADIFGEWRPDAGVVAAPSGDGFVLSGAKGLVHDAAAADWLLVGAASNDGPVQVLLPSSAPGLTVTELDGLDITRRFSRVTFDDVVAPGSSLVGDPADAVRALDRQLQLAAVLTVAESVGAMDRIFGETLDYAKSRIAFGRPIGSFQAVKHLLADTSLLLEASRAAAVAAARCVQREGDDAAEVASIAKAFVGDSGIELAQSCLQVLGGIGFTWEHDLHLYLRRLTTDAYLYGEPAWHRERICTLFEL; from the coding sequence ATGGACGTGGATCTGACCAGTGACCAGGAGCTGCTGCGCGACACGACGGCCAGGTTCATCGAAGCCGAGCTTCCGCTCGACGAGGTGCGCCGGCTGTCGGAGAGCGGCTCGAGGGTCGACGGGGAGTACCTCCGCCGGGGAGCGGAGCTGGGCTGGTTCTCGTTGCTGGTGCCCGCCGCGCAAGGGGGTGGGAGCGTCTCGGGTGAGGGCCTCGTGGATGCCGCGGTGGTGGCGGGGGAGCGGGGCCGGTTCCTGCAGCCGGGGGCGTTCGTCGCCGTCAACGTCGTCGCCCACGCGCTGGCGACGGCCGGGTCGCCCGAGCAGCGCCGGGAGGTGCTGCCGGCGCTGATGGCCGGCGCGGCGACGGCCGCGTGGGCGGTCGCGGACATCTTCGGCGAGTGGCGGCCCGACGCCGGGGTCGTCGCGGCACCGTCCGGCGACGGCTTCGTGCTCTCGGGCGCCAAGGGCCTCGTGCACGACGCCGCGGCCGCCGACTGGCTCCTGGTGGGAGCAGCCTCGAACGACGGGCCGGTCCAGGTGCTCCTGCCCAGCTCGGCGCCGGGCCTGACCGTGACCGAGCTCGACGGGCTCGACATCACCCGGCGGTTCTCCCGGGTGACCTTCGACGACGTGGTGGCCCCGGGGTCGAGCCTCGTCGGCGACCCGGCCGATGCCGTCCGGGCGTTGGACCGTCAGCTGCAGCTGGCGGCCGTGCTCACCGTCGCCGAGTCGGTCGGTGCGATGGATCGCATCTTCGGCGAGACGCTCGACTACGCCAAGAGCCGCATCGCCTTCGGGCGCCCGATCGGCTCCTTCCAGGCCGTCAAGCACCTCCTGGCCGACACCAGCCTGCTGCTCGAGGCCAGCCGGGCGGCCGCCGTCGCCGCGGCTCGATGCGTCCAGCGCGAGGGCGACGACGCCGCCGAGGTGGCGAGCATCGCCAAGGCGTTCGTGGGCGACAGCGGCATCGAGCTGGCCCAGAGCTGCCTGCAGGTGCTGGGCGGGATCGGCTTCACCTGGGAGCACGACCTGCACCTCTACCTGCGCCGGTTGACGACCGACGCGTACCTCTACGGCGAGCCCGCCTGGCACCGCGAGCGAATCTGCACGCTGTTCGAACTTTGA